The Haloarchaeobius amylolyticus genome window below encodes:
- a CDS encoding PAS domain S-box protein: MSDRDYEYEHHRAESGLESVMTRPLSATADIRVLHVDDDRDLGEATAAFLAKIDDDLDVVTETDPEQALARLDDGIDCIVSDYEMPEMDGLTFLERLRERYETLPFILFTGKGSEEIAAKAVSAGANGYIRKEGGTGQFTVLANMIREAVSKVRAETNYREIFRATAEGILIVDPGTGIVLDANPGACELLRRDAHELVGRALGDLSPDYEPHTPETLAKWLERTVDEGSQKFEWQVVDGSGDLVWTEMQFNPTRLGGRERVLALLRDISDRKFREHELRRREQELEEAEERYQLVVSNVEDYAICELDPEGYITSWNDTAARITGFSTEEAIGTHLSLLYTEEDAQKDLPTRLLAEAAREGRSEDEGWRVRRDGSRFWANVVISKLQVGDGQARFEALTRDRTRERERETQLTLAEERYQQLVEQNLVGIYVIQDGVFAYVNPRLAEIFGYDPDELHGTDPLDLVAEEYREEVADRLQRRIEERLQGIEYRFEAVRKDGEHVLVEVHGNYIEYEGQPAVMGSLIDVTDHAERQQELERYQRIFEAMGDGVYKLDLEGRITDCNRAAEDISGYDREELVGEHVSIVMNDADIGRCERGIHELLTVGEERVKRYEIDIRHRDGHTVPCELNLTVLPLGPHGELRGTVGIVRDISERKERQRRYEAIFNQTYQFTGLLDPDGTMLEANETALEFGGLDRADVVGQKMWETAWFADDEDTQERLRGLVERAAAGEFVRCEMDVHGPEDVAVTDFSIKPVTDDDGAVVLLIPEARDITERVRIERELRESRRKFSTLLSNLPGTAYRCANRPDWPTEFISEGCLPLTGYPREAFESGEVSWGGDVIHPEDRDDVWETVQTALCAHEPFELNYRIVTRDGEVRWAWEQGEGVFDEDGRLEALEGFITDVTERHRMEQEVRAGEQALRELTDVASSVDLTFEEKLPRILAIGCDRLDVENGHLTRVQQQSDLREILAVSDDHAHVTEGAVMPLSETFCADTIDAGETICVHLGDADESPFATYVGTPVVANGEVYGTLCFVDCDPRDPLTDAERSFVALVAQWIRFELERAEYERQLERENDRLEDFASIVSHDLRNPLDIIAITLELLRQDGDLSRLDAIERATVRMNELIDDLLELTRQGKVVGETSVVDVEAVARRAWENVDTAAATLSVEPGLGELAADEPRLLQVFENLFRNSVEHGIGSDAGGLEAARPGVTEDRNPDGGQQAAGDTLSIRVGPLDTEHGFFVEDDGVGIPPGQRDRVFDHGHTTSEAGTGFGLSIVRDIVEAHKWQIRATESESGGARFEVREQPAGVVGESAVSRSEREE; this comes from the coding sequence ATGAGCGACAGGGACTACGAGTACGAGCACCACCGGGCCGAGAGCGGGCTGGAGAGCGTCATGACGCGGCCCCTGTCGGCCACCGCCGACATCCGGGTCCTCCACGTCGACGACGACCGGGACCTCGGCGAGGCGACCGCAGCCTTCCTCGCGAAGATCGACGACGACCTGGACGTCGTCACCGAGACCGACCCCGAACAGGCGCTCGCTCGACTCGACGACGGTATCGACTGCATCGTCAGTGACTACGAGATGCCCGAGATGGACGGGCTGACGTTCCTCGAACGGCTCAGGGAGCGATACGAGACCCTCCCGTTCATCCTGTTCACCGGGAAGGGCTCGGAGGAAATCGCCGCGAAGGCGGTGTCGGCCGGCGCGAACGGCTACATCCGCAAGGAGGGCGGGACCGGGCAGTTCACCGTCCTCGCCAACATGATACGGGAGGCCGTCTCGAAGGTCCGGGCCGAGACGAACTACCGCGAGATATTCCGGGCGACCGCCGAGGGCATCCTCATCGTCGACCCCGGGACCGGCATCGTCCTCGACGCCAACCCGGGTGCCTGCGAGTTGCTGCGGCGCGACGCCCACGAACTGGTCGGGCGAGCGCTCGGCGACCTGAGCCCGGACTACGAGCCACACACCCCGGAGACGCTGGCGAAGTGGCTCGAGCGCACCGTCGACGAGGGCTCCCAGAAGTTCGAGTGGCAGGTCGTCGACGGGTCCGGCGACCTCGTCTGGACGGAGATGCAGTTCAACCCGACCCGCCTCGGCGGCAGGGAGCGGGTGCTCGCCCTGCTCCGGGACATCTCCGACCGGAAGTTCCGAGAGCACGAACTCAGACGGCGCGAGCAGGAACTCGAGGAGGCAGAAGAGCGCTACCAGCTGGTCGTCTCGAACGTCGAGGACTACGCCATCTGCGAACTGGACCCGGAGGGCTACATCACCTCGTGGAACGACACGGCCGCCCGCATCACCGGGTTCTCGACCGAGGAGGCCATCGGCACCCACCTGTCGCTGCTCTACACCGAGGAGGACGCCCAGAAGGACCTGCCCACCCGGCTGCTGGCGGAGGCAGCACGCGAGGGGCGGTCCGAGGACGAGGGCTGGCGCGTCCGTCGCGACGGCTCGCGCTTCTGGGCCAACGTCGTCATCAGCAAGCTCCAGGTCGGCGACGGCCAGGCCAGGTTCGAGGCGCTGACGCGGGACCGGACGCGAGAGCGCGAGCGCGAGACGCAGCTCACCCTCGCCGAGGAGCGCTACCAGCAACTCGTCGAGCAGAACCTCGTCGGCATCTACGTCATCCAGGACGGCGTCTTCGCGTACGTCAACCCGCGACTGGCAGAGATATTCGGCTACGACCCCGACGAACTCCACGGCACGGACCCCCTCGACCTCGTCGCCGAGGAGTACCGCGAGGAGGTCGCGGACCGGCTCCAGCGCCGCATCGAGGAGCGACTGCAGGGCATCGAGTACCGCTTCGAGGCCGTCCGGAAGGACGGCGAGCACGTCCTCGTCGAGGTCCACGGGAACTACATCGAGTACGAGGGCCAGCCGGCGGTGATGGGGTCGCTCATCGACGTGACCGACCACGCCGAGCGCCAGCAGGAGCTCGAACGCTACCAGCGCATCTTCGAGGCGATGGGCGACGGCGTCTACAAGCTCGACCTCGAGGGCCGCATCACGGACTGCAACCGGGCCGCCGAGGACATCAGCGGTTACGACCGCGAGGAACTCGTCGGCGAGCACGTCTCCATCGTCATGAACGACGCCGACATCGGGCGCTGCGAACGCGGCATCCACGAGCTGCTGACCGTCGGCGAGGAACGGGTCAAGCGCTACGAGATAGACATCAGGCACCGCGACGGCCACACCGTCCCCTGCGAACTCAACCTGACCGTCCTGCCGCTCGGCCCCCACGGCGAGTTGCGTGGGACCGTCGGCATCGTCCGCGACATCTCCGAGCGCAAGGAGCGCCAGCGGCGGTACGAGGCCATCTTCAACCAGACCTACCAGTTCACCGGGCTGCTCGACCCGGACGGGACCATGCTGGAGGCCAACGAGACCGCCCTGGAGTTCGGCGGCCTCGACCGGGCGGACGTCGTCGGGCAGAAGATGTGGGAGACCGCCTGGTTCGCCGACGACGAGGACACCCAGGAACGGCTCCGCGGGCTGGTCGAGCGGGCGGCCGCCGGCGAGTTCGTCAGGTGCGAGATGGACGTCCACGGTCCCGAGGACGTGGCCGTCACCGACTTCTCCATCAAGCCGGTCACCGACGACGACGGTGCGGTCGTCCTGCTCATCCCCGAGGCCAGGGACATCACCGAGCGCGTCCGCATCGAGCGCGAACTCCGCGAGAGCCGCCGGAAGTTCTCGACGCTGCTGTCGAACCTGCCGGGGACGGCCTACCGGTGTGCGAACCGGCCCGACTGGCCGACCGAGTTCATCAGCGAGGGCTGTCTACCCCTGACGGGCTACCCCCGCGAGGCGTTCGAGTCGGGGGAGGTCTCCTGGGGCGGCGACGTCATCCACCCCGAGGACCGCGACGACGTGTGGGAGACGGTCCAGACCGCCCTGTGCGCCCACGAACCGTTCGAACTCAACTACCGCATCGTGACCAGAGACGGCGAGGTCCGCTGGGCCTGGGAGCAGGGTGAGGGCGTCTTCGACGAGGACGGCCGGCTCGAGGCCCTGGAGGGGTTCATCACCGACGTGACCGAGCGCCACCGCATGGAACAGGAGGTCCGCGCCGGCGAGCAGGCGCTGCGCGAACTCACGGACGTCGCCTCCAGCGTCGACCTGACCTTCGAGGAGAAGCTCCCGAGGATACTCGCCATCGGCTGCGACCGTCTCGACGTGGAGAACGGCCACCTCACCCGGGTCCAGCAGCAGTCCGACCTGCGGGAGATACTCGCCGTCAGCGACGACCACGCACACGTCACCGAGGGCGCGGTGATGCCCCTCTCGGAGACGTTCTGTGCGGACACCATCGACGCGGGCGAGACCATCTGCGTCCACCTCGGGGACGCCGACGAGAGCCCGTTCGCGACCTACGTCGGCACGCCCGTCGTCGCCAACGGCGAGGTCTACGGGACGCTCTGTTTCGTCGACTGCGACCCCCGCGACCCCCTGACCGACGCCGAGCGCTCGTTCGTCGCGCTCGTCGCGCAGTGGATCCGCTTCGAACTCGAACGCGCCGAGTACGAACGCCAGCTGGAGCGCGAGAACGACCGGCTGGAGGACTTCGCGAGCATCGTCAGCCACGACCTGCGGAACCCGCTCGACATAATCGCCATCACGCTCGAACTCCTGCGCCAGGACGGCGACCTCTCGCGCCTCGACGCCATCGAGCGGGCGACGGTCCGCATGAACGAGCTCATCGACGACCTGCTGGAGCTGACCCGGCAGGGCAAGGTCGTCGGGGAGACGAGCGTGGTCGACGTCGAAGCGGTCGCCCGGCGGGCCTGGGAGAACGTCGACACGGCCGCGGCGACCCTGTCGGTCGAGCCCGGCCTCGGCGAACTCGCCGCCGACGAACCCCGGCTCCTGCAGGTGTTCGAGAACCTCTTCCGGAACTCGGTGGAGCACGGCATCGGGTCCGACGCCGGGGGGCTCGAGGCCGCCCGTCCGGGCGTCACCGAGGACAGGAACCCCGACGGCGGCCAGCAGGCAGCCGGGGACACCCTGTCCATCCGCGTCGGGCCGCTCGACACCGAGCACGGGTTCTTCGTCGAGGACGACGGCGTCGGTATCCCGCCGGGACAGCGCGACCGGGTGTTCGACCACGGGCACACGACCTCCGAGGCCGGGACCGGCTTCGGCCTCTCCATCGTCCGTGACATCGTCGAGGCCCACAAGTGGCAGATCCGGGCGACCGAGAGCGAGTCCGGCGGCGCCCGGTTCGAGGTCCGTGAGCAGCCGGCCGGCGTCGTCGGCGAGTCGGCCGTCTCGCGGTCGGAGCGGGAGGAGTAG
- a CDS encoding ArsA family ATPase codes for MTRFVCYGGKGGVGKTTCAAATGLALAGRGHRVLVVSTDPAHSLGDAFDTTVGGEPRELADGCWGVEVSPETGQAAYRRVVEALVADFREAGLRIDEETLEELFAAGLVPGADEVAALEHIADYAASDDWDHVVLDTAPTGHTLRLLDLPEVLASTLGAAGEVRGQVRRLVDSARSAMFGPAAFFGRDRDAPDAVADLRDRLDDVSEVLRDPERTEFRPVLVPEAMAIAETERLVDQLAAAEVPVGTIVVNRVLEADDCDCHRCTTRRQLHEERLADIRERFPDRELCTLPVLDGEAQGRDALDGLARRLDATFE; via the coding sequence GTGACGCGATTCGTCTGTTACGGCGGGAAAGGGGGCGTCGGGAAGACCACCTGTGCGGCGGCGACCGGGCTGGCGCTGGCCGGGCGCGGCCACCGCGTGCTGGTCGTCTCGACCGACCCGGCGCACTCGCTGGGCGACGCCTTCGACACCACCGTCGGCGGCGAGCCCCGCGAACTCGCCGACGGTTGCTGGGGCGTCGAGGTGTCGCCCGAGACGGGACAGGCGGCCTACCGGCGCGTGGTCGAGGCGCTGGTCGCCGACTTCCGCGAGGCCGGCCTCCGCATCGACGAGGAGACGCTCGAGGAGCTGTTCGCGGCCGGGCTGGTCCCCGGCGCCGACGAGGTCGCCGCGCTCGAACACATCGCCGACTACGCCGCGAGCGACGACTGGGACCACGTGGTCCTCGACACCGCCCCGACCGGACACACGCTCCGGCTGCTCGACCTCCCCGAGGTCCTCGCGAGCACGCTGGGTGCGGCCGGCGAGGTGCGGGGACAGGTCCGCCGACTGGTCGACTCGGCCCGCAGCGCGATGTTCGGGCCGGCCGCGTTCTTCGGTCGCGACCGCGACGCACCCGACGCCGTGGCCGACCTGCGCGACCGGCTCGACGACGTGAGCGAGGTGCTCAGGGACCCCGAACGGACCGAGTTCCGGCCCGTCCTCGTCCCGGAGGCGATGGCCATCGCGGAGACCGAGCGACTGGTCGACCAGCTCGCGGCGGCCGAGGTCCCCGTCGGGACCATCGTCGTCAACCGCGTGCTCGAGGCCGACGACTGCGACTGCCACCGGTGTACGACCAGACGGCAATTGCACGAAGAGCGCCTCGCGGACATCCGCGAGCGATTCCCGGACCGCGAGCTCTGCACGCTCCCGGTGCTCGACGGCGAGGCACAGGGGCGGGATGCGCTTGATGGACTTGCGAGGCGCCTCGACGCGACCTTCGAGTGA
- a CDS encoding metallophosphoesterase family protein, giving the protein MNPPRFGAAVSRQHRRVDTEGRDVYVVGDVHGCLQPLEELLDTLGVDEDDLVVFVGDLVTRGPDSAGVVDLVRNSPNMLSVRGNNEQKVVDGAVDLPALSGRQRQWLASLPVALSWEDVLVVHGGIDPRKPLASHVPEDLLNVGSLTDSGYGRPYWWEFYHGPFRVFFGHRVFAAPFVSEHAVGLDTGCVYGNQLSGFDCQTGEAVSVPAPEAYRERDPDDYIDPGVFA; this is encoded by the coding sequence ATGAACCCCCCGCGCTTCGGCGCCGCCGTCTCCCGCCAGCACCGCCGGGTCGACACCGAAGGTCGTGACGTCTACGTCGTGGGGGACGTCCATGGCTGTCTCCAGCCGCTGGAGGAACTGCTCGACACCCTCGGGGTCGACGAGGACGACCTCGTGGTCTTCGTCGGGGACCTGGTGACCCGCGGCCCCGACAGCGCGGGCGTGGTCGACCTCGTCCGCAACTCGCCGAACATGCTCTCGGTGCGGGGGAACAACGAGCAGAAGGTGGTCGACGGCGCCGTCGACCTGCCGGCCCTCTCGGGGCGCCAGCGCCAGTGGCTCGCGTCGCTCCCGGTGGCGCTCTCGTGGGAGGACGTGCTGGTCGTCCACGGCGGCATCGACCCGCGCAAACCACTGGCGTCGCACGTCCCGGAGGACCTGCTGAACGTCGGGTCGCTCACGGATTCGGGCTACGGCCGGCCGTACTGGTGGGAGTTCTACCACGGCCCCTTCCGCGTCTTCTTCGGCCACCGGGTGTTCGCCGCGCCCTTCGTCAGCGAGCACGCGGTCGGGCTGGACACCGGCTGCGTGTACGGGAACCAGCTCTCGGGCTTCGACTGCCAGACCGGCGAGGCCGTGAGCGTCCCGGCCCCGGAGGCGTACCGGGAGCGCGACCCCGACGACTACATCGACCCGGGCGTGTTCGCCTGA
- a CDS encoding universal stress protein, producing MSLLVPFDGSDLSTTALRRATEFADFSDASLVVLTLVPDDPEYARERGWLDPEDTFDVGVIERKLRQRVHDIAPNAEFRCELVEENADPVATLPMDVARRIRQIAADVDAEILFVGSENAGRVSTPLTSVGSPISEDPQYDVHIVRHPE from the coding sequence ATGTCGCTGCTAGTTCCCTTCGACGGTTCCGACCTCTCGACGACCGCGCTGCGGCGCGCCACGGAGTTCGCGGACTTCTCGGACGCCTCGCTCGTGGTGCTCACGCTCGTCCCGGACGACCCCGAGTACGCCCGCGAGCGCGGCTGGCTCGACCCGGAGGACACGTTCGACGTGGGCGTCATCGAGCGCAAACTCCGCCAGCGCGTCCACGACATCGCGCCGAACGCCGAGTTCCGCTGTGAACTGGTCGAGGAGAACGCAGACCCCGTCGCGACGCTCCCGATGGACGTGGCCCGGCGCATCCGGCAGATCGCCGCCGACGTCGACGCGGAGATCCTCTTCGTCGGCAGCGAGAACGCCGGCCGCGTGTCGACGCCGCTGACCAGCGTCGGCTCGCCCATCTCGGAGGACCCGCAGTACGACGTCCACATCGTCCGGCACCCGGAGTGA
- a CDS encoding MFS transporter codes for MLALLATAELLAMTLWFSASAVGPELAAAWDLSPAQTAWLTNAVQLGFVAGALLSAGLTLSDTVPPRYLFAGSSLLGALATAVIAGVVGSFLPAVALRFLTGAALAGVYPPGMKLIAGWFDTGRGFAIGTLVGALSVGSAMPHLLRAAGGVGDPRAVLYGAAALGAVGGLLALAARPGPHQAPAAPFDPGAIGRILRDRPTMLANGGYFGHMWELYAVWTWIPLYLTAGFSESAGADTVALLAFATIAVGGLGAAAAGRVADVVGRTTLTSASMVVSGACCLLAVPLFGAPLWLLVPFLLVWGVAIVADSAQFSAAVSELAAPSYVGSALTLQTAVGFLLTTASIQLTPVVADAVGWQYAFVPLAVGPLVGTLSMLRLRARPEAADLAGGRG; via the coding sequence ATGCTCGCCCTGCTGGCGACGGCCGAACTGCTCGCGATGACGCTCTGGTTCTCGGCGTCGGCGGTCGGCCCCGAGCTGGCCGCGGCGTGGGACCTGTCGCCGGCGCAGACGGCGTGGCTGACGAACGCGGTGCAACTTGGCTTCGTCGCCGGGGCGTTGCTCTCGGCGGGGCTGACGCTCTCGGATACCGTCCCGCCCCGGTACCTCTTCGCCGGCTCGTCGCTGCTCGGGGCGCTGGCGACCGCCGTCATCGCCGGCGTCGTCGGCTCCTTCCTCCCGGCCGTGGCGCTCCGGTTCCTGACGGGCGCGGCCCTCGCCGGGGTCTACCCGCCGGGGATGAAGCTCATCGCGGGCTGGTTCGACACCGGGCGCGGCTTCGCCATCGGGACGCTCGTCGGCGCGCTCTCGGTCGGGTCGGCCATGCCCCACCTGCTCCGGGCCGCCGGCGGTGTCGGCGACCCGCGGGCCGTCCTCTACGGGGCGGCCGCCCTCGGCGCCGTCGGTGGCCTGCTCGCGCTCGCGGCCAGACCGGGCCCGCACCAGGCGCCGGCGGCCCCCTTCGACCCGGGTGCCATCGGCCGCATCCTCCGGGACCGCCCGACCATGCTGGCCAACGGCGGCTACTTCGGCCACATGTGGGAACTCTACGCGGTCTGGACGTGGATTCCGCTCTACCTCACCGCCGGCTTCTCGGAGTCGGCCGGGGCCGACACCGTCGCGCTCCTCGCGTTCGCGACCATCGCGGTCGGCGGGCTCGGCGCCGCGGCCGCGGGCCGGGTCGCCGACGTGGTCGGCCGGACCACCCTCACGAGCGCCAGCATGGTCGTCAGTGGCGCGTGCTGTCTGCTCGCGGTCCCGCTGTTCGGCGCGCCGCTGTGGCTGCTCGTCCCCTTCCTGCTCGTCTGGGGCGTGGCCATCGTCGCGGACTCGGCGCAGTTCTCGGCGGCGGTGTCCGAACTCGCGGCCCCGAGCTACGTCGGGAGCGCGCTGACGCTCCAGACCGCGGTCGGCTTCCTGCTGACGACGGCCTCCATCCAGCTGACGCCGGTCGTGGCCGACGCGGTCGGCTGGCAGTACGCCTTCGTCCCGCTGGCGGTCGGGCCGCTGGTGGGCACGCTCTCGATGCTCCGGCTCCGGGCGCGGCCCGAGGCGGCAGACCTCGCCGGGGGTCGGGGATAG
- a CDS encoding mechanosensitive ion channel family protein, with the protein MLQIRSPEAVLTEFATVLQDAAVFVAVAAVIFLPGRYLVVPGARWLMDAANVDDTLELPLLKVLDAGFALFAVFTAITVSGVASFLATKEAITAGATIAIGFASQDVLGNLVSGVFIVLDPTYNIGDWIQWKDKEGIIEDISFRVTRIHTFDNELVTVPNSELTKNTITNPVAKERLRVTFPFGVGYEDDLERAQAIIVEAALAHDEILDRPGPSVRIQELGDSAVILESRFWIDTPARTDFIRIRSEFVENVKAQYDAEGISLPAPQRELSGSIETTEQVVGNGA; encoded by the coding sequence ATGCTGCAGATCCGTTCGCCGGAGGCGGTGCTGACCGAGTTCGCGACCGTCCTGCAGGACGCCGCGGTCTTCGTCGCCGTCGCGGCCGTCATCTTCCTGCCGGGGCGGTACCTCGTGGTGCCGGGGGCGCGCTGGCTCATGGACGCCGCGAACGTCGACGACACGCTCGAACTGCCGCTGCTCAAGGTCCTCGACGCCGGGTTCGCGCTGTTCGCGGTGTTCACCGCCATCACCGTCTCCGGCGTGGCGAGCTTCCTCGCGACCAAGGAGGCCATCACGGCCGGGGCGACCATCGCCATCGGGTTCGCCTCCCAGGACGTGCTCGGCAACCTCGTCAGCGGCGTCTTCATCGTCCTGGACCCGACGTACAACATCGGCGACTGGATCCAGTGGAAGGACAAGGAGGGCATCATCGAGGACATCAGTTTCCGGGTGACGCGCATCCACACCTTCGACAACGAACTCGTGACGGTGCCGAACTCGGAGCTGACGAAGAACACCATCACGAACCCGGTCGCGAAGGAGCGCCTCCGGGTGACGTTCCCCTTCGGCGTGGGCTACGAGGACGACCTCGAACGCGCCCAGGCCATCATCGTGGAGGCGGCGCTGGCCCACGACGAGATCCTGGACCGCCCCGGCCCGAGCGTCCGCATCCAGGAACTCGGCGACTCGGCGGTGATACTCGAGTCCCGCTTCTGGATCGACACGCCCGCCCGGACCGACTTCATCCGCATCCGGTCGGAGTTCGTCGAGAACGTCAAGGCGCAGTACGACGCCGAGGGCATCTCCCTGCCCGCGCCACAGCGCGAACTCTCGGGCTCCATCGAGACCACCGAACAGGTCGTCGGGAACGGCGCCTGA
- a CDS encoding Nif3-like dinuclear metal center hexameric protein, producing MELTEFCDRLDEELRTEDWASLDASANGLQVGPAEADVERVAFCTDGVEETFHMAAEWDADAMVVHHGISWGGIERVTGRHYGRIAPLVENDVALYVSHLPLDGHPDLGNAAGVADLLDLANRAPFGEVGPEHAGQQGRLPEPQSAEELCKTLEVELSTGGQPVQVLDFGPDELEHVAIVTGDGSDYIDEAAARGVDAVVMGEGKQKTYHEAQEAGLTVVLAGHYATETFGVRNLQSWVEEWDEDLETTFFDVPTGL from the coding sequence ATGGAGCTCACCGAGTTCTGCGACCGACTCGACGAGGAACTACGGACCGAGGACTGGGCGAGCCTCGACGCCAGCGCGAACGGCCTGCAGGTCGGCCCCGCCGAGGCCGATGTCGAGCGGGTCGCGTTCTGCACCGACGGGGTCGAGGAGACGTTCCACATGGCCGCGGAGTGGGACGCCGACGCGATGGTCGTCCACCACGGCATCTCCTGGGGCGGCATCGAGCGCGTCACCGGCCGCCACTACGGCCGCATCGCGCCCCTCGTGGAGAACGACGTGGCGCTGTACGTCTCGCACCTGCCCCTCGACGGTCACCCGGACCTCGGGAACGCGGCCGGCGTCGCCGACCTGCTCGACCTCGCGAACCGGGCCCCCTTCGGCGAGGTCGGCCCGGAACACGCCGGCCAGCAGGGTCGCCTCCCCGAGCCACAGAGCGCCGAGGAGCTGTGCAAGACGCTCGAGGTCGAGCTCTCGACCGGCGGCCAGCCCGTGCAGGTGCTCGACTTCGGCCCCGACGAACTGGAGCACGTCGCCATCGTCACCGGCGACGGCTCGGACTACATCGACGAGGCCGCCGCCAGGGGGGTCGACGCCGTCGTGATGGGCGAGGGGAAACAGAAGACGTACCACGAGGCCCAGGAGGCCGGGCTCACGGTCGTCCTCGCCGGCCACTACGCCACGGAGACCTTCGGCGTGCGCAACCTCCAGTCGTGGGTCGAGGAGTGGGACGAGGACCTGGAGACGACCTTCTTCGACGTGCCGACCGGGCTCTGA
- the speB gene encoding agmatinase — MFPGARADRDDSDYVVVGAPLDVSTTFQPGTRFGPDRVRRFAETYDDYDHRTDQYFSDLHVHDHGDVRAWDDAEEYLDYLEGVCRDAVWDDAIPLLLGGEHTITLANVRAVEPEVFVCLDAHLDLRAEYDGNELSHATVTRHVLDIAEEAIVLGARTGSEAEWNRAAEADVTVVPPEDVADWEPDLGDREVYLSVDIDGADPGFAPGTGTMEPFGLAPREMRDVIRALGESGQVTGFDVVEVNDRDDGQAAALGGKLLREFVYADAASR, encoded by the coding sequence ATGTTCCCGGGAGCCCGCGCCGACCGCGACGATTCGGACTACGTGGTCGTCGGGGCTCCACTCGACGTCTCGACGACCTTCCAACCGGGGACGCGGTTCGGACCGGACCGCGTCCGTCGTTTTGCCGAAACGTACGACGACTACGACCACCGGACGGACCAGTACTTCTCGGACCTGCACGTCCACGACCACGGCGACGTCCGCGCCTGGGACGACGCCGAAGAGTACCTCGACTACCTCGAGGGCGTCTGCCGGGACGCGGTCTGGGACGACGCGATACCCCTCCTGCTCGGGGGTGAGCACACCATCACGCTCGCGAACGTCCGGGCGGTCGAACCCGAGGTGTTCGTCTGTCTCGACGCCCACCTCGACCTCCGCGCCGAGTACGACGGCAACGAGTTGAGCCACGCGACCGTGACCAGGCACGTCCTCGACATCGCCGAGGAGGCCATCGTCCTCGGTGCCAGAACGGGCTCCGAGGCGGAGTGGAACCGCGCCGCCGAGGCCGACGTGACGGTCGTCCCACCCGAAGACGTGGCCGACTGGGAACCCGACCTCGGCGACCGCGAGGTCTACCTCTCGGTCGACATCGACGGGGCCGACCCCGGGTTCGCGCCGGGGACCGGGACGATGGAGCCCTTCGGCCTCGCCCCGCGGGAGATGCGGGACGTTATCCGCGCACTCGGCGAGTCCGGACAGGTCACCGGTTTCGACGTGGTCGAGGTCAACGACCGCGACGACGGCCAGGCCGCGGCACTCGGCGGGAAGCTCCTCCGCGAGTTCGTCTACGCCGACGCTGCCTCGCGCTGA
- a CDS encoding translation initiation factor IF-5A, translating into MAKEQKEVRDLQEGSYVMIDDAACKINHYSTAKPGKHGSAKARVEAVGVFDGKKRSMSQPVDAKCWVPIIERKQGQIVSVESDTVAQVMDLETYETFSMSIPADLDVSPDDELEYLELDAQRKIV; encoded by the coding sequence ATGGCTAAAGAGCAAAAGGAAGTTCGTGACCTCCAAGAGGGTAGCTACGTGATGATCGACGACGCCGCGTGTAAGATCAACCACTACTCCACGGCCAAACCGGGCAAGCACGGCAGTGCGAAGGCCCGCGTCGAGGCCGTCGGCGTCTTCGACGGCAAGAAGCGCTCGATGTCCCAGCCGGTCGACGCGAAGTGCTGGGTCCCCATCATCGAGCGAAAGCAGGGCCAGATCGTCTCCGTCGAGTCCGACACCGTCGCCCAGGTCATGGACCTCGAGACGTACGAGACGTTCTCGATGTCCATCCCGGCGGACCTCGACGTCTCGCCCGACGACGAACTCGAGTACCTCGAACTCGACGCCCAGCGCAAGATCGTCTAG
- a CDS encoding DoxX family membrane protein, whose product MATREPEMELFGRQTGFEYSETWVGYALLGMRLTMGWVLFYAGIDKVLAGDWSAQGYLMGAASGENFMAGFWEALAADWLWLIDPLNMWGLTLTGLALLIGAFVRWSAFWAAIMMLFYWLASFPLQHSFIIDDHVVYAMLLFGLGAFGAGRILGVDAWLEDTEFVEQNRWMTYLLG is encoded by the coding sequence ATGGCGACGAGAGAACCCGAGATGGAACTGTTCGGCAGACAGACAGGCTTCGAGTATTCGGAGACGTGGGTGGGGTACGCCCTGCTCGGTATGCGGCTCACCATGGGCTGGGTACTGTTCTACGCGGGCATCGACAAGGTCCTCGCCGGCGACTGGTCCGCACAGGGCTACCTGATGGGTGCCGCCTCCGGCGAGAACTTCATGGCGGGCTTCTGGGAGGCCCTGGCCGCGGACTGGCTCTGGCTCATCGACCCACTCAACATGTGGGGGCTCACACTCACCGGGCTCGCCCTGCTCATCGGGGCGTTCGTGCGCTGGAGCGCCTTCTGGGCGGCCATCATGATGCTGTTCTACTGGCTGGCGAGCTTCCCGCTCCAGCACTCGTTCATCATCGACGACCACGTGGTCTACGCGATGCTCCTGTTCGGGCTGGGTGCGTTCGGTGCGGGTCGCATCCTCGGCGTCGACGCGTGGCTCGAGGACACCGAGTTCGTCGAGCAGAACCGCTGGATGACGTACCTG